The Porites lutea chromosome 7, jaPorLute2.1, whole genome shotgun sequence genome includes the window AATCCATCATTCTATCTGAGCAACATCAATTTTACCTGGGTACTCGATCATAATAGTTATCCAGTAGAACAATCCTGCCTTAGGGATTGTAGTTAATTCCTGAAAAGCGTCCTCTTCTCCAGTAACCTTCTTATTCAGCTCTGTAGCAAAGGCTTCATAGGCTCTTAATGGTTTCACTTCTAACTCTACTTGGTCTCCCATCTCTTTAACAATCGGCAGGTTGAATGACATTCTGTCAATGTCATCAGGATTGTCTACTCTCATAACTGACAAATGAaagcaaaaaatgaaataacgACAACAAAAATAAGGCGAGGGGAAATTTTTCTTGGTTAACGTTGTTTCAGTTTCTCATCCACAAAGTTAAGGATTAAATCGCCAAAATCCGATCTCAGCTTCAATTGCCGCATTTTCGTCCCCAGAGCAACTCGCCTCAATTTGTAATGAACCAGTGGCAGGCCCTCAATTCAAGACCACGCGACCAAGAAACGACAGGACTTGATCGGGATAAGGACGAGAATGCAATTGCCCTTAAATAACATTCCTTTTGAGGTACATGTTTAGGGCCTTTTTCATGGGATTATTGAGCCAAAAACAATGATGGAAACTATTCTTGACTCGACTGAATCGTCTTTATAACTCCTATACTGAGCAGCATCAGTGGCATTGTGCATTGTTTGCTCTTTTGGAATTAGAACCTTTAAATTGAGTGGCGCCCATAAAACCAAAATCTTTCCTGTTTACCAAGCCGCATAGCatgctagcaagctctcctatttgggcaagcaaAGCGTGCCTCACGAgaacgcaggcgtttttagagtagcctgttccagtcgttcagatagtggggagcggtgcgaagaaaaaaggagcgcgaaaaattcgctttctttacttcgcatcGCTCTCCAccatctgaacgcttggaacaggctatttttAGGGGAgttgtggggagggacgaaatacgagctcccctaaaaacgcctgcgtgggaggctatccttccctctgcccctcgcggcttcgccgctcgctcgcgcgttctcgagAGACTCATTTCACTCgtccaaataggagagcttgctcgtaaGCTACAAGCAAAACcagtttcattttcacaataacGATGTTGTCGTATTGTGAAAAGGATGTTAACAGCgttttttacctttgtttcagTTACTGCAAAGAATCAGTATTACATTAAGTTTATTCCATGTTATCTGGAACATCCTTCAGATTATGGCCCTTCGGTGGAGGTGGTCGTTACACGCGGCAGTAACAACACTTAAGTTACGCACGTGTGGCACGTGAAAGGAAACGCTTTTATCACTCGTATTCGAGTTACCTCAAATATTGTTTCGCTTGCTCGCCGCTCGAAATGGAGCGTTTTCTTCCATAAGGACTTAGTTGGGGAGAAAACACTTGATCTTAGTTATTGTGTATTGATCAGCGTAAAATTTTCACGTCCTGCTTTGTGACTAGCCCCTGACTACAACAGGAATTTTATCTAAAGACAAGAATTTACGTCAAGTTAATTTAGAGAACTCACCATAAAGTACCTTGCGTTCCCCAACAACCTAAAGTAGAATGTAATACAAAAATAAGAATCAATAAAGTTACTCTTTAAGGCGCAGCTTTCTGACCAAGCTCACCCCCCATGCAACGGTTCAAAATTTTGGACTTGGAACGATTGTTGTCCAGGGCTGAGtaattttctaaaaaagaaCAACGTAGATGCTTGTGAAACGTTTAAAACAACCCCAAAAGGGGTGAATCACGTTTTATGGGCTGAGATCAAATTCGCAATTAACCTCTAACAGGTGCCAAAGATAAAACAACTAACAAGCTGCTATTCTTGAAAGCTGTCTTCAATGGCACTAATAAAGTCCACTCGGTTAACGAGAAAGTAGTTTGCAAAAACAGAGTaagggtaacagagggtaacaGAGTCCATCTGGAGAATTCTGACTGGAGGCGATTGCAATTGCGATGCACTAATCTTTGAGATAGTCCCTTGTGTTTCCAAGTTCAATTCTAGGTAGTACGGAACACAGAAGTCCGGCGATCAGTTATATGAAACGACGAGGCTTACTACGGCATTTTTATGGAGGACCCTTAAGACGCTACGAAGGATTTTCTTGACAAGTTTctaaagaattattattttttattattatttaagaaTTAATCTGCAGAGAAATTCGCTTACATTTGACAAATCGAGCTTAATAGATCGATAATAGAGATCTTTCACATAACTCCAACACCATGTGCTAATGAGtcacaataaaaattaatactttCTGTCACACAATTCGTGTTTTGTTTGATGGTTCAATTCTCTCTTGCGCGCCCCAAATTAATAAGGCAAAGTTACCCATGGGAAAACAAACCGCGTATTTTACATAGTGGACTTTTAATTTGCACCATAGATGCTCTAGCTGGAGTtatgatagcctgcgtagcaggcgcttggaagtagtgggcgccaGAAGGAACGGACGCACGAGAGTGGCGCGCCCGTTCTTCATTTGCACCCACTACGTCCAAGCACCTGCTACGCTGGCTAGAGTTATGAGAAAGATCTCTAATAACCTGGATTGGCAACAAAGTTAGAGAAAGAAACGCGAACTCACTTAACGTCTTCGCTATCGttgccgtcgtggtatcttaccGCCTCTTTTGACCATCTTGGGAAGCGTTTTAATGATATTTTACCTCTCGATAGAGGGCGACCACTTAATAGGTAGCGCCTAGTTAATTGACTTCCCTGTGGCAAGCGTTTTCGTCAAACAGGTTTCAAGCTCTTCGTCGTAGCTACTTGtattataattaaaatttttaatattgaccTTTTTGCCACCGATGTCACTATCTAGAGATAAATACGACTATTAAGGTGAATCTTTTTTAACACGTCCACAGCAGTCAACCTTCTCGATGGTACTTTCGTAAATCAATATTTCATGAAATACCACTTGTTTTGCTGTACATGTTTAAAAAGAATCTAGGCAACAAAATAAGTTATTTCTTTTGAACTATCAATAGATTGATTAATATTCTAGGCCTGAAGAAAGGTTagaaacaattgaaagaaatCTACTGGACACTTTCAGTTACCTTCCAAAGTTGTAGTATTTTGCCGTCTTCTTTAGCTTTCAAAGACTCCTTTGCTTGTTTTGACCAGGTGTGAATAAACTGTTTCTGAGGTATTCCTTTATATTCAACGGTGAGCTTGATCAAGTAGAGTAAACTCATTTTGAGACGTAACAATAGCGAATGATCCCTTATAAAAAGTTCCAGTAAGTTTGTTTGAATACGCCCTTTTAAAACTCACTGTTTCATCGAATGGTAAATGCCAACGTTCGatgaataacttcaaaaaaagatATACAAGCCGCTATAATTTGCATTTTGGATTCAAATGTGTCCTTGACAACCCTGATTGACACGGTCGTTATTGCGCTAACGCAAAAATGCACTCTTTGCAAATGAATGCAAATAAAGTCAATCAAATAATAAGAATCTATATAATATCACGCATAATATCCAGCAAATTGGAAGCACTTCAAAGTGGTCGGGCCGACCGTTTCGTTCTCAATTTTACCCGGAATCTctattttagctatttttttacGCCGGCATCCTTGCCTAACTTGGCAATCTAAAAAAAGTTTTGTTAGTCAATACAAAGACAGGCGCGGCAAATAAAAGTTTTCATCAGTGGTCAATATGTAACTTTCACAATTAAATCTCTTCACCAGTAAATAGGTGTTTCACCTGGAAAACATGAATTAAAGTTATCAGTTCTGAAATCTGCCATGCAGGCCGCACTTTCAGTCGGGAACTGTGATCACGGAGCATTCTAGTAAACGTACGAAAATTTTGACCATGTTTCACGACAGTTCATGTGAGTATTGAGGACAACATGGCAACTAACTGCTGAGTAAAGTTTCATTGACTTTTATTTGGTATTTCCTATAAATTTTAATATCGTACCTTTACCCCATACAGACACCCTGTAATTCCTCAGGATTCATACTGTTGTACTAGAACAGAGCCTACCAGTTACCTGTGCTCTAACAAATTTGTTAGTAATTTTATTATCTAAGCAAATGTTGTGCTCGCAATCAAGTCGGTGACAATTTTCGTTTCGAATACCAAAATACAGAGTCAccagaaataaaatgaataaaactaaaaaCCTGAATACCAAGGGTTCTTCTATTTCCTGCCAAAGCATTCTTAATTGCCATGGCAGTCCGAGTCAATAAttcaaagagagaaaaaataaattattctagTTTTGACAAACACTCACAGATGTCAAGCGCATTTTCGTCATAGTTGCACTTCTTAAGACAAACTTAATTGACAGTGACGCACttacaccaacccacggcctggcCAGAACCAGGAGCTgatccaacctcgttcccagggttttctcctacccgccctaaggagagaaccctgggaaggAGGTTGGAGCCGATCCAGGAGCCCATTATAGGTTTCTGCCAGTGCCTAATAACGCATGCACACTACGATATCAGGCGGACAagggcagccatggacagctgtttcgcccttattggggctcatcagcatggtATAGCCGTCAGGCCTATCAACGGACAAAGCCaataagagggtctcaatggggtggtggcttttac containing:
- the LOC140943844 gene encoding uncharacterized protein is translated as MSLLYLIKLTVEYKGIPQKQFIHTWSKQAKESLKAKEDGKILQLWKVVGERKVLYVMRVDNPDDIDRMSFNLPIVKEMGDQVELEVKPLRAYEAFATELNKKVTGEEDAFQELTTIPKAGLFYWITIMIEYPGKTQDELLAVWLQEAKAAIGGKKKGSVVDIWKVIGERKVHVLMCVDSPYIVDRISFELPLMKQMGDSVQMEVTSVRPYEAFYDDLKKLA